The following are encoded in a window of Candidatus Hydrogenedentota bacterium genomic DNA:
- a CDS encoding CTP synthase: MPKYVFITGGVVSSVGKGVAAASLGLLLEARGLKVAIMKLDPYINVDPGTMNPFEHGEVFVTHDGAETDLDLGHYQRFTHAKLSQKSNITTGSVYHAVIEKERRGEYLGKTVQVIPHITDEIKRRIRMLTADPEDDADIALIEVGGTVGDIESLPFLEAIRQFNLDVYPTPCCNVHVTLVPYIEAAGELKTKPTQHSVSSLREIGIQPHVIICRTGTHELGPDQRRKIAMFCNVTEDAIIGASDVRPVYAIPLNFHRQGFDDIVLKRLGIDMPAPDLSAWTAMVDRITHPKHEVRIAAVGKYIDHDDAYKSINEAFVHAGVANDCKVKLEWIDSESFENGVLPDKKLGEYDGVVVGPGFGSRGIEGKIRAVNYARTAKKPYFGICLGMQIAVIEMARNCLGLSKANSTEFDLETPDPVISLLSEQRGIRDLGGTMRLGAYRCELKPGTKAFTAYGEDVIEERHRHRYEFNNSYREALEQRAGLVVSGTHPKTDHELVEIIELKDHPWFCGAQFHPEFTSTPLKPQP, from the coding sequence ATGCCGAAGTACGTGTTCATCACCGGAGGCGTTGTTTCATCCGTTGGGAAGGGTGTCGCGGCGGCGAGCCTGGGCTTGCTGCTCGAGGCGCGCGGCCTGAAGGTCGCGATTATGAAGCTCGACCCGTACATCAACGTGGACCCCGGCACGATGAACCCCTTCGAGCACGGGGAAGTGTTCGTCACGCACGACGGCGCGGAAACCGATCTCGACCTCGGCCACTACCAGCGCTTCACGCACGCGAAGCTGAGCCAAAAAAGCAACATTACGACGGGCAGCGTGTACCACGCGGTCATCGAGAAGGAACGCCGCGGCGAGTATCTTGGCAAGACGGTGCAGGTCATCCCGCACATTACCGATGAGATCAAGCGCCGCATTCGCATGCTGACGGCGGACCCCGAGGACGATGCCGACATTGCGTTAATCGAAGTGGGGGGGACGGTCGGCGATATCGAGAGTTTGCCGTTCCTCGAAGCGATTCGCCAGTTCAATCTCGACGTGTATCCCACGCCGTGCTGCAACGTCCACGTAACGCTCGTTCCCTACATCGAGGCGGCGGGCGAACTGAAAACAAAGCCGACGCAACACAGCGTCAGTTCGCTGCGCGAGATTGGCATCCAGCCGCACGTGATCATCTGCCGCACGGGCACGCACGAACTTGGCCCCGACCAGCGCCGCAAGATCGCCATGTTCTGCAACGTCACCGAAGACGCGATCATTGGGGCGTCGGACGTCCGGCCCGTATACGCGATACCGCTCAACTTCCATCGGCAAGGATTTGACGACATCGTGCTGAAACGCCTTGGTATCGACATGCCCGCGCCGGACCTTTCCGCATGGACGGCGATGGTGGATCGCATCACGCACCCGAAGCACGAAGTGCGGATTGCGGCGGTCGGAAAATACATCGATCACGACGACGCATACAAGAGCATCAATGAAGCGTTCGTGCATGCGGGCGTCGCGAACGACTGTAAAGTGAAGCTCGAATGGATCGACAGCGAGTCGTTCGAGAACGGGGTGTTGCCCGACAAGAAACTCGGAGAGTACGACGGCGTGGTTGTCGGGCCCGGGTTCGGATCGCGCGGCATCGAGGGCAAGATTCGCGCGGTGAACTATGCGCGGACCGCGAAGAAACCGTATTTCGGGATTTGTCTCGGCATGCAGATCGCCGTTATTGAAATGGCGCGCAACTGCCTGGGCTTGAGCAAAGCCAATTCGACGGAATTCGATCTCGAGACGCCGGATCCGGTCATTTCGCTTCTTTCGGAGCAGCGCGGCATCCGCGACCTCGGCGGAACGATGCGGCTTGGCGCGTACCGATGCGAGTTGAAGCCGGGCACAAAGGCGTTCACGGCGTACGGAGAAGATGTGATCGAGGAGCGACACCGGCACCGCTACGAATTCAACAACAGCTACCGCGAAGCGCTCGAACAACGGGCCGGTCTCGTCGTCAGCGGCACGCACCCGAAGACCGATCACGAATTGGTCGAGATCATCGAGTTGAAGGACCATCCGTGGTTTTGCGGTGCGCAATTCCACCCGGAATTCACCAGCACGCCGCTGAAGCCGCAGCCG
- a CDS encoding lytic transglycosylase domain-containing protein, giving the protein MAIYQPRDGGTPVLTNRIEKYEGRNDFTRIKINFDPIVRDRRWGVTIGKYTDTDIHKYVDHYAKLYKVDPSLIHAIIQVESRGNPYAVSPKGAAGLMQLMPGTARDLNVSSVFDPADNIGGGTQYISKLISLFNGDFSLALAGYNAGPETVRRYGGIPPYRETQNYVYLVNLYWDYFRKNGNSFLYTKFDPSLTPAALKAAAKKEREERMMTRLVGDTARDRHDVKLASGLVHPADDVWHQGDYLYLASGGRTYRLREDLVVAVDGVALLSGEVVTASEIEAVPDATVPLPKDESVQLAAQI; this is encoded by the coding sequence ATGGCGATTTACCAGCCCAGAGACGGGGGGACACCAGTCCTTACGAACCGGATCGAGAAATACGAAGGGCGAAACGACTTCACGCGCATCAAGATAAACTTCGATCCCATCGTTCGCGATCGGCGTTGGGGCGTCACGATCGGCAAATACACGGACACCGACATACACAAATATGTCGACCACTACGCCAAGTTATATAAAGTCGATCCGAGCCTGATTCATGCGATCATTCAAGTCGAGAGCCGGGGCAATCCGTATGCGGTGTCGCCGAAAGGCGCGGCGGGGCTGATGCAGCTAATGCCGGGCACGGCGCGCGACCTGAACGTTTCGAGCGTGTTTGATCCGGCGGACAACATTGGCGGTGGCACGCAGTACATCAGCAAGTTGATTTCGCTTTTCAATGGCGACTTCAGCCTCGCGCTCGCGGGATACAACGCGGGACCGGAGACGGTGCGGCGCTACGGCGGCATTCCGCCGTATCGGGAGACGCAGAACTACGTGTATCTCGTGAACTTGTACTGGGACTATTTCCGAAAGAATGGAAACTCGTTCCTGTACACGAAATTCGATCCGTCGCTTACGCCCGCCGCGTTGAAAGCGGCGGCGAAGAAAGAGCGCGAAGAACGCATGATGACGCGGCTGGTCGGCGACACGGCGAGGGACCGCCACGACGTGAAACTGGCGAGCGGGCTTGTCCACCCCGCCGACGACGTCTGGCATCAAGGCGACTACTTGTACCTTGCATCCGGCGGGCGCACGTACCGGTTGAGGGAGGACCTTGTGGTTGCTGTCGACGGCGTCGCGCTGTTGTCCGGCGAGGTCGTTACGGCGAGCGAAATCGAGGCGGTACCGGACGCGACGGTGCCCTTGCCGAAGGACGAATCGGTCCAGCTAGCGGCCCAGATATAG
- a CDS encoding GntR family transcriptional regulator, with the protein MLIHLSPKNGIPIYLQIVSQVKYLVASGRLRPSDEVPPIRALAEKLLINPNTVARAYRELEQAGILIKRQGAGTYVSETGTPLAWAERIKLLTERIDGLLAEAHQLDVPTEQVLALIKERDRLIAASPNKETGNAGAE; encoded by the coding sequence ATGCTCATCCATCTGTCCCCAAAAAACGGCATTCCCATCTATCTACAGATCGTCAGTCAGGTCAAGTACCTTGTGGCCTCCGGTCGGCTGCGCCCTTCTGACGAAGTCCCTCCAATCCGGGCACTGGCCGAAAAGCTGTTAATTAATCCAAACACTGTTGCGCGCGCCTATCGAGAACTGGAGCAGGCGGGTATTCTCATAAAGCGTCAAGGGGCAGGTACCTATGTATCGGAAACCGGGACCCCGCTCGCATGGGCAGAGCGTATTAAATTATTGACAGAAAGAATCGACGGCCTGCTCGCGGAGGCCCATCAACTGGACGTACCAACGGAACAAGTACTCGCCCTTATAAAGGAACGTGATCGCCTCATCGCCGCATCACCCAACAAGGAGACAGGAAATGCCGGAGCAGAATAG
- a CDS encoding ABC transporter ATP-binding protein → MPEQNSSSSGSPVVVDRLSHHFGRTIALSGVSLSVPKGGVFGLVGENGAGKTTLIKLMLGLLVPFRGEVSMFGMDPVVSPEKVLARLGYLSEDHDLPHWMRVSELIRYNRAFYPDWDDRYAEELRQRFGLDAHTKVKNLSRGQRALAGLLIALAHRPELLVLDEPSSGLDAIARRDILAAIVRTVADEGRTVFFSSHLLDEVERVADTVAMINKGRLVLCAPMDEIKSQHHTLTLQFPENVASPPKIEGALSVDGRGREWTIVCNGEMAAAREAVAKLGATILEESTPSLEDIFVARAGRRAMNG, encoded by the coding sequence ATGCCGGAGCAGAATAGCAGCAGTTCGGGGTCGCCGGTGGTCGTCGACCGTCTCTCCCATCACTTCGGGCGGACCATCGCATTGTCCGGCGTGTCGCTATCCGTACCCAAAGGCGGTGTGTTTGGGCTCGTGGGCGAGAATGGCGCAGGCAAGACCACGCTCATCAAGCTGATGCTCGGGCTGCTGGTGCCGTTTCGCGGCGAGGTATCAATGTTCGGGATGGACCCGGTCGTAAGCCCCGAGAAAGTTCTCGCGCGGCTCGGCTATCTTTCCGAAGATCACGACCTCCCCCACTGGATGCGCGTTTCCGAACTCATCCGGTACAACCGCGCGTTTTACCCCGATTGGGACGACCGCTACGCGGAGGAACTGCGCCAACGCTTCGGCCTCGACGCGCATACAAAGGTCAAGAACCTCTCGCGCGGCCAACGCGCCCTCGCCGGACTGCTCATCGCGCTCGCGCACCGGCCGGAGTTGCTTGTGCTCGACGAGCCGTCGTCCGGCCTCGATGCCATAGCGCGGCGCGACATCCTTGCCGCAATTGTCCGCACCGTCGCTGACGAAGGCCGCACGGTTTTCTTCTCCTCGCACCTGCTCGACGAGGTCGAGCGCGTCGCGGACACCGTCGCCATGATTAACAAGGGGCGGCTGGTCCTCTGCGCGCCGATGGACGAGATCAAATCTCAACACCACACGCTCACACTCCAGTTTCCCGAAAATGTCGCGAGCCCGCCGAAGATCGAAGGCGCACTCTCCGTAGACGGGCGCGGCCGAGAATGGACCATCGTGTGCAACGGCGAGATGGCCGCCGCCCGCGAAGCCGTCGCGAAACTCGGCGCCACCATCCTCGAAGAGTCCACACCCAGCCTCGAAGACATCTTCGTCGCCCGCGCCGGCCGCCGCGCGATGAACGGCTAA